A portion of the Bradysia coprophila strain Holo2 unplaced genomic scaffold, BU_Bcop_v1 contig_297, whole genome shotgun sequence genome contains these proteins:
- the LOC119078997 gene encoding translocating chain-associated membrane protein 1 produces MAIKPGLGRKSSKNPPILSHEFVIQNHADIVSCVAMIFVIGLMLQATSSIASVFVALHHSITGADPTHENPRGIPYTYESGWRDWCAVFFYTLICIIMHAVLQEYVIDKISKRLHLSKFKLSRFNDSSQLIFFYAMSFLWGADVILREGYIGKAALLWENYPEHPMIFLHKLFFIIQLAYYLHMLPELYFQKVKKEDQQPKIIQSIVSFSFVALAYYLNFHRVGLVLLTLHYLSEVISHVFVLIEIFDRDDKYVNLNIISRIVFVFTRFATMVLSVLTFYYKIENSPFSLVALFAIFALQGYLVFQFINDVLKAKRASLVEQNVAKKKVVKTEKSKKERKRESDLPEADQDTGRKPETKKVK; encoded by the exons ATGGCGATAAAACCGGGTCTTGGCAGAAAATCATCGAAGAATCCACCAATATTGAGCCATGAATTTGTTATCCAAAATCATGCCGATATTGTGTCGTGCGTTGCGATGATATTTGTGATTGGATTAATGTTGCAG GCAACCAGTTCCATTGCTAGTGTGTTTGTTGCTTTACATCACAGCATAACCGGTGCAGATCCGACCCATGAAAATCCGAG aGGAATCCCCTATACCTATGAGTCAGGCTGGAGAGATTGGTGTGCGGTATTCTTTTACACATTAATTTGTATCATTATGCATGCCGTGCTGCAAGAATATGTGATCGAT AAAATCTCGAAACGATTGCATCTCTCCAAATTCAAATTGTCCCGCTTCAACGACTCATCGCAGCTGATTTTCTTCTACGCAATGTCATTCCTGTGGGGTGCCGACGTTATTCTACGCGAGGGTTACATCGGCAAAGCGGCCCTGTTATGGGAAAACTATCCCGAACATCCGATGATTTTCCTGCACAAATTGTTCTTCATCATCCAATTGGCCTACTATTTGCACATGTTACCCGAACTGTACTTCCAAAAGGTGAAAAAAGAAGACCAACAGCCAAAGATCATTCAGTCGATTGTTAGCTTTTCATTCGTTGCGTTAGCGTACTACTTGAATTTCCACCGTGTCGGTTTGGTTCTGCTCACGTTGCACTATCTGTCCGAAGTGATTTCGCATGTGTTTGTGTTGATTGAGATTTTCGACCGTGACGACAAGTACGTCAATTTGAACATCATCAGTCGCATTGTGTTCGTTTTCACGCGTTTCGCCACCATGGTACTGTCCGTCCTAACATTCTACTACAAAATCGAAAACAGTCCGTTCAGTTTGGTGGCACTGTTTGCCATCTTTGCGCTGCAAGGCTATTTGGTATTCCAATTTATCAATGATGTGCTGAAGGCTAAACGGGCTAGCCTGGTCGAACAGAACGTGGCTAAGAAGAAGGTTGTTAAGACggaaaagtcgaaaaaggaGCGAAAACGTGAAAGTGATCTACCTGAAGCCGATCAGGATACTGGTCGTAAACCGGAAAcgaaaaaagttaaatga
- the LOC119078983 gene encoding L-sorbose 1-dehydrogenase-like, whose amino-acid sequence MYNGKTLLVALLSIASHIKRDNESKTLLAKTQVAEPEYDIIIVGAGSAGSTLAGRLSEQSDLSILLMEYGGTESVATDIIAEQVILSTPDSNNTWYYELEPQGQKCLPNKHQPWYWQAHRGLGGGSTMNNMVYNRGDVQRDYEWESMYGAKGWSFRDFLPYFVKSEDNRDPRVVRRNRCFHGKGGPLTVETSPDPTPQTAAFIEAIESLGYQRTDFNGPNPIGISNMQRTMRDGRRCSTVKAFLEPAINRSNLHVLTEAFATKILFDRKKRATSVVYRQGSQYHTVKARKEIILSAGTVGSAKLLLASGVGPAKHLRDLDIDIVADLAGVGQGIQDHVRFDGFHFIANEPDMTTDDALLTLTNLQNYFENSRGPLTLMNWAMFNFKTSAGDDNEDWADGVMYWEPPQLIDNNVVEPDPRHKTEFGIRGDILRPKSRGYIELRSKNPDDPPIIDPKYLTEKSDVDVFVEVLKMQLKIINTPCFRNLNMTMYRVPELDKCCGKFLPKKFKDMDPYTIKYSDEFLRCAVLTYFTVDHHYVGSCRIGEKTDHMAVVNNRLEVLGGVKGLRVVDASIIPFVPSGNTNAPVIAVAEKAADIIKEDHFAAVIKPKLPSGCSWS is encoded by the exons ATGTACAATGGAAAGACATTGCTGGTGGCTCTACTCTCAATCGCTTCTCACATAAAACGTGACAATGAGTCAAAAACGTTACTGGCGAAGACACAAGTGGCTGAGCCCGAGTATGACATCATAATTGTTGGAGCAGGATCGGCAGGATCTACGCTCGCCGGACGACTTTCTGAACAGAGCGAtctatcaattttattaatggAATACGGTGGTACAGAGTCGGTTGCCACTGACATCATAGCAGAACAAGTTATTTTGTCGACTCCTGACTCTAATAACACGTGGTATTACGAGCTGGAGCCACAAGGACAAAAATGTCTACCGAATAAGCATCAGCCGTGGTATTGGCAAGCTCATCGAGGCCTTGGTGGTGGTTCGACAATGAACAATATGGTCTACAATCGGGGAGATGTTCAACGAGATTATGAATGGGAATCTATGTATGGCGCAAAAGGTTGGTCATTTCGGGATTTTTTGCCATATTTCGTTAAATCGGAAGATAATCGTGATCCGAGAGTGGTAAGGCGAAACAGATGTTTTCACGGAAAAGGTGGTCCTTTGACAGTTGAAACTAGTCCAGACCCAACACCACAAACCGCGGCGTTCATTGAAGCGATTGAATCGTTGGGCTATCAAAGAACCGATTTTAACGGACCGAATCCTATTGGTATAAGTAATATGCAACGGACAATGCGCGACGGCCGACGATGCTCAACAGTAAAAGCATTTCTTGAACCAGCAAttaatcgatcaaatttaCATGTTTTAACTGAGGCATTTGctacaaaaattctatttgatCGTAAAAAACGGGCGACAAGTGTTGTATATCGGCAGGGAAGCCAATATCATACTGTAAAAGCGCGCAAAGAAATTATACTATCCGCAGGAACTGTTGGTTCAGCAAAGTTGTTGTTGGCATCCGGTGTTGGTCCAGCTAAACATTTGCGAGATCTCGACATTGACATTGTGGCTGACTTAGCCGGAGTAGGTCAAGGCATTCAAGATCATGTACGATTCGAcggctttcattttattgctaACGAACCAGATATGACCACCGACGATGCCTTGTTAACATTAACCAATCTAcagaattatttcgaaaatagcCGTGGCCCGCTAACACTAATGAATTGGGCAATGTTCAACTTTAAAACGAGTGCag GCGACGACAACGAAGATTGGGCTGATGGTGTTATGTATTGGGAACCGCCCCAACTGATTGATAATAATGTAGTTGAACCTGATCCCAGACACAAAACTGAATTTGGTATCCGTGGTGACATTCTTCGTCCGAAAAGTAGAGGATACATCGAATTAAGGTCTAAGAATCCCGACGATCCACCGATCATCGATCCAAAATATTTAACTGAAAAATCCGACGTTGATGTATTTGTCGAAGTTTTGAAAATGCAACTGAAAATCATCAACACACCTTGCTTCCGAAATCTAAACATGACAATGTATCGTGTGCCTGAACTGGACAAGTGCTGTGGCAAATTCCTCCCGAAAAAATTCAAGGATATGGATCCCTATACGATCAAGTACAGTGATGAGTTTTTACGCTGTGCAGTATTGACGTACTTTACAGTAGATCATCATTATGTCGGAAGTTGCCGAATCGGCGAAAAAACAGATCATATGGCAGTTGTGAACAATCGACTAGAAGTTTTGGGTGGTGTGAAGGGACTTCGTGTCGTTGATGCATCGATCATTCCGTTTGTACCGAGTGGAAACACAAATGCACCAGTAATTGCTGTTGCTGAAAAAGCAGCAGATATTATCAAAGAAGACCATTTTGCCGCTGTTATCAAACCCAAACTACCATCCGGTTGCTCGTGGTCGTAA
- the LOC119079004 gene encoding uncharacterized protein LOC119079004: MGDELDIRLILPFLNHRLNGPMYVSFITLAELGCAALFIVFSIRILYIIRNMATAQNQEQRDRKLNELMENIAKLEREVKEKSEQRKQKRKAKKMKDDDSRNDEEMETEANSSHGDE; encoded by the exons ATGGGCGATGAATTGGACATCCGATTAATTTTGCCCTTTCTTAATCATCGCCTAAACGGACCGATGTATGTGAGTTTTATCACACTTGCTGAATTGGGTTGTGCAGCGTTGTTTATCGTTTTCTCGATACGCATCTTATATATCATCAG AAACATGGCCACAGCTCAAAATCAGGAGCAAAGAGACCGGAAACTGAATGAACTGATGGAAAACATAGCGAAGCTCGAACGGGAAGTGAAGGAAAAGAGCGAACAGaggaaacaaaaaagaaaagccAAGAAAATGAAAGATGACGACAGCCGAAATGATGAAGAGATGGAAACTGAAGCAAATTCGAGTCATGGAGACGAATAG